The genome window ATCGACCTCCCGGTCATCGCGCGCTACGAGATGGAGTTCGCGCTGTACTCGCCGACTCGCCGAGTGACGCTGTCGTTCCCGTCGCCGTTCCTCCGCAGCATGCCGACGCTGCTCATCACGGAAGAGGGCGACGAGACCACACCGCGCGCCTCACGCAAGGAGGAGGTCACGTCGTATCAGGAGAGCTTCAAAGAGGAACTGGTGCACTTCCACGAATGCGTCACGACCGGGCGCGAGCCGCGGACCTCAGGCGTGGAGGCGCTGCACGACATCGCGCTGTGCGAGGCGGTGGTGAAGGGCCACCGCGCGCGCCAGGGTGTGGCGAGGCCGAGCGAGACCGCCCTGTGAGCGCGGCCGCGAGCCCCAAGGGCAATGTCGTCGTCGCCAACGCTCCCGTGAGCTACGGCGCCTTCGAGCTGACGGTCGGCATCCTTCCGGGCGTCCCCGACGGCCCGATGGTGCTCGATGAGGTCGCCGCCGCGGGATACCAGGGCATAGACCTGGGTCCGGTGGGTTACTTCGGCCAAGGCTCGGAATTGCTGCAGGCGCTCTCCGGTCGCGGCCTCGGCCTCGCCGGCGGGTTCTTCGAGCTCCCCTTCAGCGATCCGGCGGCCATGCGTGCGGCCGTGCCGGGCCTTTCGGGCCTGCTCGATGTGTTCGACTCGGTGTCCGTACTCGGCGGGCTCAAGCCCAAGCCGACGCTGGCCGACGCCTCGAGCGACCTGCGCCGGGGGCGCCCGGCCCAAGCGGCAATCGATCGCTCGCTCGGCTTCGACTCCGACGGCTGGAAGCGGTTCGCGGAGGGCGTAGCGATGGCGCAGGAGGTTTGCGCCGCACGCGGCTACGAGCCGACCTTCCACCACGAGACCGGGACGCACATTGAAGCGTCCTGGGAGATCGAGAAAGTGCTCGAGCTGACCACCATCGGCCTGTGCCTTGACACCGGCCACCTGCTGCTCGGCGGCGGCGACCCTGCGAAGAAGATCCGCGAGTGGGGTTCGAGGATCAATCATCTGCACTTGAAGGACGCGCGGCAGTCGGTGGTCGAAGGTATCGTCCGCGAGGTGGCGCCGGTGGATGAGATCTGGAAGCGCAAAGCGTTCTGCCGGCTGGGCGATGGCGACCTGGACCTGGACAGCGTCCTCGACTACGTGCGCAGCTCCTACTCGGGCTGGCTCGTGGTGGAGCAGGACGTGCTGCCCGACCCCGACAACCCGCTCGGCCGTCCGGCCGTGGACCAACGCGCCAACCGCGAGTTCCTCCAAGACAAGGGCTTCTGATGGTGCCGTTCCGGATCGGTCTCGCCGGCGCCGGCCGCATGGGCCGCAACCACATGGCGGCGATTGCCGCGTCTGAGCACGTCGCTGTGACGGCCATCGCCGAGCCGGTGGAGGCGACGCGCCAGGAAATGGCGGACTCGGGAGCCAAGGTCTACGACAGCCTGGAGTCGATGGTGAATGCGGGTGGCATCGACGGCGTGATCGTGTGTGTGCCTAGCGACCAGCACCTTCAAACGGTGCGGCGCCTTGTCGGGGCGCGGCTCCCCATCCTGTGCGAGAAGCCGCTCGGCGTCAGCGCTGCCGAGGCGCGCGAGGCGAGCGGTCTTGCGGAGCAGGCCCGCATTCCGCTGCAGATCGGCTTCTGGCGCCGGTTCGTTCCCTCGCTCAGGCGCCTGCGGGCCCGCATCGAACAGGGCGAGCTGGGCGAGATATACCAGGTGGGCTGCTACCAATGGGACGGCGTGCCCCCAGGCGTGGCGTTCCGCGCCCACAGCGGCGGCATCTTCATCGACATGGGCGTGCATGAGTTCGACCAGGCCCGGTGGCTGACCGGCCAGGAGTTCGAAAGCGTGGAAGCAATGGATAGCGGAGTGGCGCTCGAACCTTGGCCGGGCGACCCGGAGAGCGCGCAGGCGCTGGGCCGGATGTCGGGGGGGAGCACCACCATCGTGTCGCTTGGCCGGCGGTTCCCGCTCGGCGACGTGTGCAAGGTCGAGGTTCACGGCACGCGCGACTGGGAGGAGGTCCGCTTCCTCTGGCCGCCCGACGCCGACGCTGTGTTCATGGCCGCGTTGCGCAACCAGGCTGAGAGCTTCGCCCACTATGCGAGGGGAGGCAGCCTCCAGGGCGCCGGAGGACGCGATGTGACGGAGGCCGTGGTCGCTGCTGAGAGTGCCGCCGCGGCTTCGGGCAAGAGCTGAGCCGGATGGCAGAACGTGAGGTTCGAATTGGCATCGCGGGCTACGGGATGATGGGTCGCGCCCACTCCTATGCCTACACGGCCTTGCCGTCGCTGCGGAAGGTCGGGGTACGTCCCAAGCTGGTGCTGATCAGCGGCCGCGACAGGCAACGGGTGGCGCGCGCGGCCGACGCTTATGGATTCGCCGAATGGACGGAGGACTGGCGCGAACTGGTTTCGCGCAAGGACATCGACATCGTCGACATCTGCACGCCGCCCGGCACGCACGCCGAGATCGCGACGGCCGCGGCGCAGGCCGGCAAGGCCGTGATCTGCGAAAAGCCGCTGGCCGTGACCTACGCGGAGGCGCGCAGCGCTGCCACCGCGGCTGAAAAGGCCCGGGTGCTGAACGCCGTCGGCTTCAACTACCGCCGGCTGCCGGCTGTGTCGCTGATGAAGCGCATGATCGATGAGGGCGCGGTCGGCAAGGTGCGCCTATGGCGAGCGGTCTGGCTGTCGGACGAGTTCGTCGACCACGCGATCCCGTTTGACTGGCGCTTCGACAGGCCTATGGGCGCGACCACCATCGCGGACCTCGGTAGCCACCTGATCGACATGGCGCTATGGATGGTGGGCGATGTGGCGGAGGTCGCGGCCCAGTCCGAGACGTTCGTCAAGGAGCGGTCGAACCCCGCCGGAGGAAGCGCACTCAAGGTGTCGGTCGACGAAGCCTCCTCAGCGCTGCTTCGGTTCACATCCGGGGCGCGCGGAGTTTTGGAGATGGCGCGCCTGGCCCCGCGTCGGCCGTGTGACTTCACGATCGAGGTCAACGGCGAGCGCGGAACGCTCGTGTTCGACTACGCGCGCCTCAACGAGCTGAAGTACGGGGATGGCTCGGATGATCCTGGTCTGTACGGCATGCGCACCATTCGCGCCGAGCATCCGACTCACCCTTACGCCGCCACGTGGTGGCCGATCGGGCAGGGGGTTGGTTACGGCTCGAGCTTCGTCAACCACTTGGGCGATCTTCTGGAGCGATATCCGGACGGTCCCTGGGAGCCGGGTTTCAACCAGGGAGCCCTGGTCCAGGCCGTGTGCCAAGCGATCGAAACAGCCGCGGAGGGCCGGCGCTGGGTCGCCGTCAGCGAGATCACGGACTGGAACAGACCGCAAACGACGTCTTGACGGTTGCCAGGGGTTCGGATATGGTGCTGAAACTTCCTTTGGAACCTTCCAAAGAAATCATTGCCGACCAGCATAGGAGGGGAATGATGGCGATCGCTACGTCTGCCGGTAAAGCTCCGGCGTCTTCGGGCTTGTTCACACGGCAGTCGTCAGGACTGGTCCGCGAACTGGGCATTCCAGCGGCCACCGGTATCGCGCTTGCGTCCGTGGCGGTGGTGAACACTTTCGTCAACTTCTATTCGGGTCTTTTCAACTTCGGCAACGTCGACATGATCCTGCCGCTGCTGCTAGGCGCGGCGATCTGGTTCGTGGCCATGTTCTCGTACAAATACCTATTACAGGCGATCCCGCGCGCAGGTGGTGAGTACGTCTACATGTCCCGCGTCATCTCCCCCGCGGTGGGGACGATGGTTGGCATCGCGACGGCGGTCGGCTTCAGCTACACGCTTTCCGCCAACGCGAACTTCGCTGCCACTTATGTGCCGTTTGCCCTGACCAGTCTGGGATCAGCGTTCAATAGCTCGGCGCTCATCAACGCGGCCACCAGCATCACTAACACCACGACCTGCCTCACGGTCACCTGCTCACCGGGGCTCGTGATGTGCGCAGTCGGCATGCTCGTGATCGTCGCCATCGGTTCGATCTTCTCCCTGCGCCGCATCGCTCAGGTCATCTTCGTGCTGGTCATCTTCCAGGTGGTGGCGTTCTTGGTCCTCGGTTTCCTGCTGGCGACTCACTCGCACCAGGACTTCATCAACGCCCTCGGCTCGTACAGCGGTAAGGCCACCGCTTACAACGACGTCATCAACCTCGCCAGGAAGAACGGGATGCCCCTCGGCGTCGACCTGGGCGCCTCGCTCCTGGTCATCCCCTTCATGGTCCTGAACTACAACGGCGTTCTGTACTCCTACTACGTCGGTGGTGAGCTTAAGAAGCCGGGCAGCACCTACATCTGGGCCTCGGTCATCAGCCTCGCGCTCCTGATCGTGGTCTGGGTGGGGGTCTGGCTACTGATGCGGAACACCATCGGCCTCGATTTCATGCAAGCTCAGGCTCAGGCGGGAGGCCTGTCCGATTATGGAGCCATCACGAGCCTCCAGGCCAACGCCGGAGGCCTCGGGTACGGCCTCGTGCTTGCGAGCGACCCGGTCAGCAAGATCCTTATAGGTCTCGCGGTTCCGGCGGCGGAACTCGCCGTCGACCTGGCGTTCGTGGCCTGTGTGACGCGCGTCATCTTTGCCCTCGCCTTCGACCGCATGCTGCCCATCGGCCTGGCCAAGGTCAGCGAGCGCAACTCGGCGCCGACCAACGCCGTGATCCTCGCCATCGTCCTCGGCATCGGATTCACCATCCTGAGCTCCGTGCTCAACATCGCGAACATCTCAGCCAACCTGGCGCTCTTCTTCGGTCTGGTGCT of bacterium contains these proteins:
- a CDS encoding gfo/Idh/MocA family oxidoreductase, producing MVPFRIGLAGAGRMGRNHMAAIAASEHVAVTAIAEPVEATRQEMADSGAKVYDSLESMVNAGGIDGVIVCVPSDQHLQTVRRLVGARLPILCEKPLGVSAAEAREASGLAEQARIPLQIGFWRRFVPSLRRLRARIEQGELGEIYQVGCYQWDGVPPGVAFRAHSGGIFIDMGVHEFDQARWLTGQEFESVEAMDSGVALEPWPGDPESAQALGRMSGGSTTIVSLGRRFPLGDVCKVEVHGTRDWEEVRFLWPPDADAVFMAALRNQAESFAHYARGGSLQGAGGRDVTEAVVAAESAAAASGKS
- a CDS encoding Gfo/Idh/MocA family oxidoreductase, which codes for MAEREVRIGIAGYGMMGRAHSYAYTALPSLRKVGVRPKLVLISGRDRQRVARAADAYGFAEWTEDWRELVSRKDIDIVDICTPPGTHAEIATAAAQAGKAVICEKPLAVTYAEARSAATAAEKARVLNAVGFNYRRLPAVSLMKRMIDEGAVGKVRLWRAVWLSDEFVDHAIPFDWRFDRPMGATTIADLGSHLIDMALWMVGDVAEVAAQSETFVKERSNPAGGSALKVSVDEASSALLRFTSGARGVLEMARLAPRRPCDFTIEVNGERGTLVFDYARLNELKYGDGSDDPGLYGMRTIRAEHPTHPYAATWWPIGQGVGYGSSFVNHLGDLLERYPDGPWEPGFNQGALVQAVCQAIETAAEGRRWVAVSEITDWNRPQTTS
- a CDS encoding APC family permease, which translates into the protein MVLKLPLEPSKEIIADQHRRGMMAIATSAGKAPASSGLFTRQSSGLVRELGIPAATGIALASVAVVNTFVNFYSGLFNFGNVDMILPLLLGAAIWFVAMFSYKYLLQAIPRAGGEYVYMSRVISPAVGTMVGIATAVGFSYTLSANANFAATYVPFALTSLGSAFNSSALINAATSITNTTTCLTVTCSPGLVMCAVGMLVIVAIGSIFSLRRIAQVIFVLVIFQVVAFLVLGFLLATHSHQDFINALGSYSGKATAYNDVINLARKNGMPLGVDLGASLLVIPFMVLNYNGVLYSYYVGGELKKPGSTYIWASVISLALLIVVWVGVWLLMRNTIGLDFMQAQAQAGGLSDYGAITSLQANAGGLGYGLVLASDPVSKILIGLAVPAAELAVDLAFVACVTRVIFALAFDRMLPIGLAKVSERNSAPTNAVILAIVLGIGFTILSSVLNIANISANLALFFGLVLLAGSISAAALPYRRPELIKNPATGDVDRVGGIPTATIWGGVSTLLALFTVGVIIAQPNVFGAFSIASVGSLVVIFFSGPIIYTIVRRRRMQTSSIDIGLAMRELPPE